CCAAtgaagtggaagatgatccTTGTGGGgtgttggggaagaagaagaggagttTCTTCAAGGTGGTTCCCAAGTTGAATGGTGTGGGAGTTGAGCCGATAGACGCGACGGGTTTCGGAATCGGTGTGGTGACCAATGGACTCAATGGTGTAGGAGGATTGAAGGATCGGTTGGGGATACCGGTGGTAGAGCAGTGGAAAGGGGACGGGATCGTGTCGAGGGGTGGTACGCCAGCGAGTATAGCGTGAAAAGGCATGTGCCTCATATCAAAATGAGGGATGTTGCAatctttttttggtttcAGTTTTGCGTTCATACTTCATGGTCAGTATGCATTATTAGTCTTGTTGGTTTCATTATTCGGAACATGATGTCGTGAGAGTGGCTTTCTTCTTACAAGCTCCCGAtgtttctcctttctctctcgtTTCAACATACGAAGTCTCTTTTCTCGACCAATGGtctctcttcattttttGCCTGATCATATCGATCTGCATCTGGTGAAACCGCACCCAGCCGTAAGGCCTGCTCGTTTTGGAACAATAGGAGGAGTCGATGATGTCAAAGGCAGTTCTGAAGCAGCCTCGTAATTTGCCTCATAGTAATTGTATTCGAAAAGATAGTTGTGAGTGGGTCCTCCAAGGAATTATATTCAGAAAATTCCCTGTCGATAGGGTTCGAGAAGCTgctgggaggaagaagtcgGTAAGTAGTAGAAATTTTGAGGGATTAGGGCTCGTATTCACGGATAGAGAAACCGTGAATAGGAGTactttttatttatttccGAGGAACAATGATTTGATTGATGTGAAGGAGACTTACCTGGCTGGCATAatcatgaagaagattgaaaCGCGCTGCCTCGGCCCATTTAAGTGAGTGGTGTTATCTTGAATTTTGGCTCTTCTCAAATATCCAAGCTTGACCGGCCATGTGGTAGCGGGCCAGAGAAGTTTCCAATTAGCACTTCAGAGACCTCCGACCAGGGTCATTGTAGGTTTTACTAGCAATGATGGTCGCATCCTGCTAAACCGACCAAGAAGTTATTGGCCAAATCCGACGTCGCAAATTTGTCAATGGTATTTGATGCAATCATTTCCTCCCATAGCGAAACGACAAGGGTGTCCCCAAAGATCTCGTATGTGGGCTTGCACCAATCGCACTTGAGCATGGGGGAAGGCCATACGGGGATTTTGCCAggatctcctcctcctacTAATACCGCCGTTTCCAGGCTCATCTTGGTTGAGAAGTGACAGGCAATCATTGCTCCTCATTTTCTTTAACAGTTTCTTATCACACGCAGCTTTCCCTTCGCCATTTTTAAAAACTTCACAAACAAAGCCATTTCTCACGACATGCTGGATTCCTCAGCAGATGTCATGTCGTTCGATCTGCGGATCGACGTCGACAGATCTCCATGAAGTTTCTTTACGTAACGATGTTCCCACCACTTTGTTTCTTAATTGGCGGCAGCAACAGCATCGCCGTGCTGCACAGCCGCGCCATTCACATACTTTTCCATAATCTATCCCACTGCTCAGCTTTACCTTTTCTCTTCACCTAAGCCGCAAGTATCCCCAGTACCCAGCCTTTAACCATGTAAGCATACTGCTCCTAGTCCCAGAACTGCGAGTCCAACGTCCACTCCGCCGTGCGCTGATATCAAGACTTAGGTCTTCTGAACCTTACGACCCCTACATCCCCTCTGGTTCCCAACCCCCAGCTGGCCCTTCTTCTAGCGGCAACAATGCTCAAAGTACGAAGGTGGGTCATTAACGTCGTGTTCTCTGGCCTTGGGCGCTCAGAACACCTGTTCTAGGTGAACGAATGGGAGTATGAGAACGCCGAAAGGTTAATTAGCTGATCACGTCGACGTGTAGATCCAAGCAATCCAATCGCAAATTGACGAGACAATCGACACTATGCATGACAATATTACAAAAGTCGCTGAACGAGGAGAAAGGTTAGATGCTTTGCAGGATAAGACTGGTGAGTTGGACACTTTTGGAATTGCTGTTAGTCGGAAGTCGAGGGTTTGATGGCTCGTGAGACAGCAAAAGGCAGGAAGTGCCATGCTAGAAAGGCTGCAGAGATGGTACAGTAGGGACGTTGAGGTTGTCTTACCTCACAGTGTCTGCGTTCCCAGAACCATTgccaaaggaaaagcaCTGCTTGAAGTTGAAGACTTTTGCTCTAGTGAACCTCGTTAATCTGCTACGATCGGTCTTTTTGCCTAAATTGAACACACTTATTGCaacccccctccccccccccctcccAATATGTTTATCATATAGCGTCCACAGGCCTTTGAGTCAACTCCAAGCGTCTCCTCCTAACCTCGCGCTCGCATTTATCCTATCCTTGTTCTGAAATGCGATTGCTAACTTCCCCTGTCTTTAGACACCTTAGCCGTCTCTGCCCAAGGTTTCCGCCGCGGTGCCAGCCGTGTACGCAAGCAAATGTGGTTGAAGGACATGAAGATGCGAATAATTATCGCTGTCGGTGTCTGCGTCCttatcgtcatcatcgtcgtgCCTATCGTCAAGGCGTAAGCGTACCCCACGATATTCTTATTAACATTCCATGACGCTGACAATCTCATTGCGTGCCCACAGCGTTCAGAAGTAAACAATCTGCCTTCATCCCCAAATTTTTGGCCTTTGTTGAAATATTCGAAATATCGCTACCCACAACTATGTGTATACCCTTCCGCCCTGGTATTTTAGGGTCCCCAGTTCCGTTTTTTCGTGTATATCCTAGCTTCATTTACGGGGAAAACTGCGAAGAATGGTATTTAGTGGACGCTCAAGGAATTTCTTACTTTCGCTCTCAATCTTCGATACTGGATCGGGATACGGAAATGAATGCTTTTACGACTTTATAGGGCATCTGCTGGTAAGAAGCAGACTGATTGTAACTGCGACTGATTAGATAAGGATCTTTGGTTCTGAATTTTGCGGTAATGTCTTGATGCCCCGTGGCTGATCGCAAAGAAACCATCATCTGTGACAACAGATATTTGCGCAATAATGTATAAAAAGCTTAAGTCCTACCCAAAAACAGACTGAAATACGCACTGCCTTCGTGGACAAGCAAGAGATACGGAGATAGTATATACAAAAAGACAAGTCAGGATAGACGGTCGATAAAATCCAGCCAACATGACATGTTGCTGACATCACTCATTAGGACCAACGAGATATTACATATCCAACTCTTCCTATATATCGCTGCCATCTAAAAAACAGGTCAATGTAAGGAAATGGACTAGCAGATTCTAAAAGAGAAGGGCGTCAGCGGCGTCTTGTACTGGATGAAGAGCACGAAGACGGAGCAGACCTTGGGGGGAATAAGTGGATGATTATCCACATTTATCAGAGCTGGGTCAGCCGGTGAGTGGGTACATGCCTGTCCTCTTGAAAATGAAGTCAGACAGGCATACTATAACATGGGGTATGTTTTCTTGTCATCAGACTCATGCCTCGCCGGCATACTCACTCCAGCACCAGTCTTTTCAAGACAGCAATCATTTAACCAATGGCAATTCACTCAGTTTACTGACATTTTTTATGATGACATGATCTAGGTATTCACTGCATCTTGGGAAACAGTTGTAGGAGTGATAAATGCGAAGAGGGTgacgaaaaggaaaagatgtgAGCGGGAGGCGAGACACAAGATAGGGGTGGGAAAACTTgacaagaggaagatacAGGAAAGGATTCTTTGTTGGTAAGTTATATCATATTGGGAGTAATGACCCAAGTAGCAGTAGAAGAAAAGTTGATTATATGTTTTGTGGTCAGAAGTGGAAAGGGATGGGAGAATGCTCAAATCATCATGGAGGATGCATCTCAAGATCCCAATTAGGAGCTGTATTATTTCAATCTTGTACGAATAGAAGAAACTTaagaagaagtcaaggAAACACTCTCAAAGAAGCTATTCTAGTTTTGCTGCGATCTCACTACGAGGGGTGCTTCGCGCAAAGCTGACTAGATGTCAGTCTATCGCTTAGAGCAGAAGAGCGCCACCGATGACAGCGGAGACGCCGATGGCAACAGAGCCGAAGGCAGCGGCGTTGCCAAAGACGGAGGCGGCACCGGAAGAGGCACTAGAAGTTTCAGCGGTGGAGGCAGATGAGGTGCTTGCTGCAGCATCAGAGCTGGAAGACTGAGACGAAGCTGTGGAGGCGGCAGCGGcgctggaggaagagcttgtGGTGTTGCACGCGTCTTCTGAAAGGTCATACCACACGGGGACGTCGGTAGAACAGTCAGACCTACGGTGGATGTCAGCGGCTAGCTAAATTGAAGGGCAGGAAATAAGATTGTTGGCGTACTGGTAAAGGCAGTTCTTAACGTAGGTAATGAAATCGTCGGAACAGAGACAAGAGGTCTCATTGCTAGTGAATGGCGTGAGTGACCAACTCGCAtgagatgaggaaatgaGAAGACTAActaagaagaagcggaagggCAATAGGTAGGCTGCTGCTCGCTCATACAAGTGAGCATACAGGTGGTATAGCTAGGCTGCCGTGTCAGTCCACTGAacttggagaaggaaattgaCGAAGGAACAATGATTACTCACGCGTTAACCATGACGGCAGGGACAAGAGCAACTGCAGCAACGAAGAACTTCATGTTGATGGCTTCCGTGATTGGGACTGTCTGAAAATGAGCCGAGTGATGGACTTTGAAAGAAATTTGTTGTTGAGGGAACGTTTATCTTGCAGTCTTTGACTTTATACCATTGCTTCCACAAGCCCTTATCTGAGGACATCCAGTCAGGAAAACCAGTCAGAAAAAAGACGCATACAAGACGCTGAATCGGCCGAATATCCAGATCAGTCACATATGGAAGAAAGTCCTTACACTTGAATAAAGAACAGACAGTacaccttttccttcgaCAAAATGCTCCCAAAATATGTGGTGAAATTTACTGCGCTTTCGTTCAACACTCCGAGGCACACCGAAAGGTTTGTAACGGCATTATCAAACATCGTAAGTACCGTCAAGAAATTCACCGCCCGGCCGGTTTCGCGTTAGTCTGTAACTAAATTGGAACCTTTCCTGATTCGAGTGAAAGTCTTGGCTCCGACACGCCAATTAAATTTCACGAGGCGGAACATATGGGCCATGGGGGGCGATGGGCAAAaggcagagaagaggaagaggagcagagAGCAAAAGGAACACGAGGTCGTCAATTATCTGTAGGTGCCAAGGGTAGTGACTAAGGTTATTATGTTCAGTAAAATGGCAGGTCAGTTAGGATCGACTCTGGATGCTCGGATATGGCCCCCATTTGAAAAGCTAATCAAGGATCGAGGACAAATAGAAAACGTAATTAAATACCCTGCACTTCCCGAACAAAATTCCGCTTTTTGCTCTTATTCTTCGACTTATCAGATTACAGCATCTGCCAAGCTCTTCCACCGTCCACAAAGCTTTCATGTACGTATGGCAGGCAGATCAGAAGACGGGATAGACTAGAAAGACTGCCGGCAACTGCGCACGGCTGCAGGCACTCGTCGGCGGCAAAATGCGTAACGAGCAGCAA
The Cryptococcus neoformans var. neoformans JEC21 chromosome 8 sequence genome window above contains:
- a CDS encoding v-SNARE, putative, coding for MSSEPYDPYIPSGSQPPAGPSSSGNNAQSTKIQAIQSQIDETIDTMHDNITKVAERGERLDALQDKTDTLAVSAQGFRRGASRVRKQMWLKDMKMRIIIAVGVCVLIVIIVVPIVKAVQK